One window from the genome of Saccharicrinis carchari encodes:
- a CDS encoding TPM domain-containing protein, which yields MSDIIDKSDRQRLVAAIQKAEKNTSGEIRIHIENTCPEELMDRAAFLFEKLKMHKTELRNGVLFYLAMKDRVFAVLGDAGINSKVPEGFWDNIKAEMTTLFKNDDPIGAIETGVLMAGEQLQSHFPYQSDDVNELSDEISFGK from the coding sequence ATGTCAGATATCATTGATAAAAGCGATCGCCAGCGTTTGGTAGCGGCCATCCAGAAAGCCGAAAAGAACACTTCGGGAGAAATCCGTATACATATTGAAAATACCTGTCCTGAAGAGTTGATGGACAGGGCAGCTTTTTTGTTTGAAAAACTTAAAATGCATAAAACCGAACTACGGAATGGTGTACTCTTCTATTTGGCTATGAAGGATAGGGTATTTGCTGTTTTGGGCGATGCCGGAATCAACAGTAAAGTTCCTGAGGGTTTTTGGGACAATATAAAGGCGGAGATGACTACGCTGTTTAAAAATGACGATCCCATTGGCGCCATTGAAACAGGTGTACTGATGGCAGGTGAGCAGTTACAATCACATTTTCCCTATCAATCGGATGATGTGAATGAATTGTCGGATGAAATTTCTTTTGGAAAGTAA
- a CDS encoding LemA family protein — MKTIRFILIALLAIPFFSSCGYNTMVEKREAVDAQWAQVENVYQRRADLIPNLVNTVKGYASHEQETLEGVIEARSKATGVNINADNMTEASMKQFQQAQQGLSSALSRLMVVVERYPDLKANQNFLELQSQLEGTENRITVERMKFNETTRGYNTYIAKFPKNLIAKMFSFDKKPYFEAAAGAAEVPKVEF; from the coding sequence ATGAAGACAATAAGATTTATTTTAATAGCTCTTTTGGCTATTCCTTTTTTTAGCAGTTGCGGCTACAATACCATGGTTGAGAAGCGGGAGGCTGTAGATGCGCAATGGGCACAGGTAGAAAACGTTTATCAGCGTCGTGCCGATCTTATCCCCAACCTGGTGAATACAGTTAAGGGATACGCCTCTCACGAACAAGAGACGTTGGAAGGCGTTATCGAAGCGCGCAGCAAAGCCACCGGTGTAAATATAAATGCCGATAATATGACCGAGGCTTCCATGAAGCAATTTCAACAAGCCCAACAAGGCCTCTCCTCTGCCCTATCGCGACTTATGGTGGTAGTAGAGCGCTACCCCGATTTAAAGGCCAACCAAAATTTTCTGGAGCTTCAATCGCAATTGGAGGGAACAGAAAACCGTATTACAGTGGAACGGATGAAGTTTAACGAAACAACCCGTGGTTACAATACCTATATTGCCAAGTTTCCGAAAAACCTTATTGCCAAGATGTTCTCATTTGATAAGAAACCATACTTTGAAGCGGCTGCGGGAGCAGCTGAAGTACCCAAAGTCGAATTCTAA
- a CDS encoding TPM domain-containing protein, with protein MNLRKIKSHRVKIGLAVAILLISFSSNADNILNRPTPPRMVNDMAGVFGPRQAEVMERTLVQFSNETSTQVAVVTLPDLKGYDAGDYSFRLAEKWGVGQKGKNNGILILIKPKTQDSRGQAFIATGYGLEGAVPDAIARRIVENEMIPHFKANNYYGGVNAAVHVIMELTRGEYTADDYVQKTSGNARLSLFIVVFIFIIILFTIGRSAKKTNNASIGRDLPFWMLLSMLGSGSRRHSGQWGNFNSGGGSFGGGGSFGGFGGGSFGGGGAGGSW; from the coding sequence ATGAATTTACGAAAAATAAAATCACATCGCGTTAAGATTGGACTAGCTGTCGCCATATTATTGATCAGCTTTTCATCTAATGCCGATAACATCCTAAATCGCCCCACACCACCGCGCATGGTAAATGATATGGCCGGCGTATTCGGTCCGCGGCAGGCAGAGGTGATGGAGCGTACTTTGGTTCAGTTCAGCAACGAAACCAGTACGCAGGTGGCCGTAGTTACCTTGCCCGACCTGAAAGGTTACGATGCAGGAGATTACAGTTTTCGACTGGCAGAAAAGTGGGGCGTAGGGCAAAAGGGAAAAAACAACGGAATTCTCATCCTGATAAAGCCTAAAACACAAGATTCTCGTGGGCAGGCATTTATTGCTACCGGATACGGTTTAGAAGGAGCAGTACCCGATGCCATAGCACGTCGTATTGTAGAAAATGAGATGATACCACATTTTAAAGCCAATAATTATTACGGTGGAGTGAATGCCGCTGTTCATGTAATCATGGAATTAACGCGTGGAGAATATACGGCCGATGATTATGTGCAAAAAACATCGGGAAATGCACGGCTTTCTTTATTTATTGTAGTTTTTATTTTCATTATTATCCTGTTTACCATCGGGCGAAGCGCAAAAAAAACAAATAACGCATCGATAGGTCGGGATCTTCCCTTTTGGATGCTGTTATCAATGCTCGGTTCCGGTTCTCGACGTCATTCTGGCCAATGGGGTAACTTTAACTCAGGTGGAGGAAGCTTCGGTGGAGGCGGTAGTTTTGGTGGCTTTGGTGGTGGCAGCTTTGGCGGTGGCGGCGCCGGGGGCAGTTGGTAA
- a CDS encoding S41 family peptidase: MKKLILLCIVLTGSLGASSQISAKLMRYMDVSDTQITFVYGGDIWLVAKDGGTAMQITHSPGEESWPRFSPDGKEIAYTANYNGNADVYVIPVTGGVPVRVTYNTYSDRMIDWHPDGQRLLFASGRNSGIGRLKKFFMVDKNGGLPLELNIPYGELASFSPDGSKLTYITKITENYPFKRYRGGLTSDIIIYDFNTNETQRVTTHEANDGKPAWVGDKVFFLSDRDTNMRLNIWEYDTQTEAITQVTDFDDFDISFLSGHDDELVFEKGGELFVMSTPSQVATQINVNVVSDLSAEIPRLKNVGKEIRNASASPGGKRIAFEARGELFNVPVKEGFTLNITQSSDAFDQNPAWSPDGKKIAYWSDRSGEYEIWLQDSQKQSPPTQLTNRGKGFGYTIHWSPDSKKIAFMDETNTIAIIDVANGQLTMAGKSEWNIGHWNRYGFSLSWSPDSKWLAYSLGQENANGAITVFDIENKQEHQITSGFYDDSDPVFATDGKYLFYLTNRNMNAAYSSLGDGTWIYPNSTQIAAIALKQDTPALLAAKNDTVEIKADKKGDDKKNEDTSKKKKKGIKEKDEDNGDKKDKGIKVEIDLINTEARLEILPPKAGNIGGIAAFDGKVVYLRRPNTGSNDKENTLYLFDLKKKEEKKIIDNVSGVSITADGKALLVRAKGKYGIVKPEPGQKIDKPIPTSDMTMNWVPKEEWKQIFTDTWRRHRDFFYDPNMHGVDWDALRIRYGRLVEDARTRSDINSLQASLVAELSAGHTYAGGGDMERAPSLGGGFLGIDWEQEGNLFKIKRIVKPAAWDTQTRSPFDKPGVKAKVGDYIHSVNGISLKAAIDPAASFEGLAGKTVLLKISSTGKAKDARDIIVKCLTGGEERNLRYLEWIENNRMMVDKLSDGQLGYVYMSNTSSQGQMELVRMYYGQLDKKGFIIDERFNGGGQLADRFMELLQRPVNCHLHWRHGKDHRSPVKTNTGPMGMLINGWAGSGGDGLPWAFKTLKAGPIVGERTLGILVGPATGHRLIDGGSITVPGARLYDNAGHWFWEGEGVRPDFKVWDDPNILMQGRDPQMEKVVEEVMKEVKENKHLITPAPPLEDRTSKGLQK; this comes from the coding sequence ATGAAAAAACTCATTTTATTATGCATAGTACTCACAGGTTCGCTGGGTGCTTCAAGTCAAATTAGCGCCAAGCTGATGCGTTATATGGATGTTTCGGACACACAGATAACCTTTGTGTACGGTGGGGATATTTGGCTGGTTGCCAAAGATGGTGGCACAGCCATGCAAATAACCCACTCCCCCGGCGAAGAATCATGGCCCAGATTTTCGCCCGACGGCAAGGAGATTGCTTACACGGCCAACTATAACGGCAATGCCGATGTGTATGTGATACCTGTTACGGGTGGCGTTCCGGTACGTGTTACCTATAATACCTATTCGGACCGAATGATAGACTGGCATCCGGATGGCCAACGATTGCTTTTTGCTTCGGGGCGTAATAGCGGTATCGGTCGCCTCAAAAAATTCTTTATGGTAGATAAAAACGGCGGATTACCACTGGAACTCAATATCCCCTATGGCGAGTTGGCTTCTTTCTCGCCCGATGGCAGCAAGCTGACTTATATCACCAAGATCACCGAAAACTATCCATTTAAAAGATACCGTGGCGGATTGACCTCCGACATTATTATTTACGATTTTAATACCAATGAAACACAACGTGTAACCACCCATGAGGCCAACGACGGCAAACCGGCATGGGTGGGCGACAAAGTTTTTTTTCTGTCGGATCGCGACACCAACATGCGCTTAAACATTTGGGAATATGACACCCAAACCGAAGCCATAACGCAGGTAACGGATTTTGATGATTTCGACATTTCGTTCCTGTCGGGGCATGATGATGAACTCGTTTTTGAAAAAGGAGGCGAGCTATTTGTGATGAGCACCCCATCGCAGGTTGCCACACAAATAAATGTAAATGTAGTGAGCGACTTGTCTGCCGAAATACCCCGGCTAAAAAATGTAGGTAAAGAAATCCGCAACGCATCGGCTTCGCCCGGTGGCAAGCGCATCGCCTTTGAGGCACGGGGCGAACTTTTTAACGTGCCGGTTAAAGAAGGGTTTACTTTGAATATAACCCAATCGAGCGATGCCTTCGATCAAAACCCAGCCTGGTCACCCGATGGTAAAAAAATTGCCTACTGGAGCGACCGCTCCGGCGAGTACGAAATATGGTTGCAGGACAGCCAAAAACAAAGCCCACCCACACAACTGACCAATCGGGGCAAAGGCTTCGGATATACAATTCACTGGTCACCCGACAGCAAAAAAATAGCCTTTATGGACGAAACCAACACCATTGCTATTATCGATGTGGCCAATGGCCAACTAACCATGGCCGGTAAAAGCGAATGGAACATCGGGCACTGGAACAGATACGGATTTTCCTTATCGTGGTCGCCCGATTCCAAGTGGTTGGCCTACAGCTTAGGGCAGGAAAACGCGAACGGAGCCATCACCGTATTTGATATCGAAAACAAGCAGGAACACCAAATTACGAGTGGTTTTTACGACGACTCGGATCCCGTTTTCGCCACTGATGGTAAATATCTATTTTACCTGACCAACAGAAATATGAATGCAGCCTATTCCTCGCTGGGCGACGGCACCTGGATATATCCCAACTCTACACAAATAGCCGCCATCGCTTTAAAACAGGATACCCCTGCCCTATTGGCCGCCAAAAACGATACGGTAGAAATTAAGGCAGATAAAAAGGGCGACGATAAAAAGAATGAGGATACCAGCAAAAAAAAGAAGAAAGGAATAAAAGAAAAAGACGAGGACAATGGAGATAAAAAGGATAAGGGCATTAAAGTGGAAATAGATTTGATCAACACCGAAGCACGACTTGAAATACTCCCCCCTAAAGCGGGTAACATTGGCGGCATAGCGGCTTTTGACGGTAAAGTGGTTTATTTGCGGCGCCCCAATACCGGCTCCAACGACAAGGAAAATACCTTGTACCTTTTCGACCTTAAAAAAAAGGAAGAGAAAAAGATTATCGATAATGTAAGTGGAGTTAGTATCACCGCCGATGGCAAAGCCTTGCTGGTAAGAGCCAAAGGCAAGTATGGTATCGTAAAACCCGAACCCGGGCAAAAGATAGACAAGCCCATCCCCACCTCCGATATGACCATGAACTGGGTGCCCAAAGAAGAATGGAAACAGATTTTTACCGACACTTGGCGCCGCCATCGCGACTTTTTTTACGATCCTAATATGCATGGTGTAGATTGGGATGCGCTGCGTATCCGCTATGGCCGTTTGGTTGAAGATGCCCGCACACGCTCCGACATCAACAGTCTGCAGGCCAGCTTAGTGGCCGAACTTAGCGCCGGACACACCTATGCCGGTGGCGGCGACATGGAAAGAGCACCCTCCCTGGGTGGCGGCTTTCTGGGCATCGACTGGGAACAGGAAGGTAATTTATTTAAAATAAAACGCATCGTGAAACCGGCTGCCTGGGATACCCAAACCCGTTCTCCCTTTGATAAACCGGGCGTCAAAGCCAAGGTGGGCGATTATATTCATTCTGTTAATGGGATTAGTTTAAAGGCAGCTATAGACCCCGCCGCATCTTTTGAAGGGCTGGCCGGAAAAACAGTGCTGCTCAAGATATCCTCTACGGGCAAAGCCAAGGATGCCAGGGATATAATCGTAAAATGCCTTACCGGTGGCGAAGAGCGAAACCTGCGTTACCTGGAATGGATAGAAAACAACCGCATGATGGTGGACAAACTATCCGACGGTCAACTGGGCTATGTGTACATGTCGAACACATCAAGCCAGGGACAGATGGAACTGGTGCGCATGTATTACGGACAACTGGACAAAAAGGGGTTTATTATCGACGAGCGTTTTAATGGCGGCGGACAGTTGGCCGACCGTTTTATGGAGCTGTTACAGCGTCCGGTAAACTGTCATCTGCACTGGCGCCATGGCAAAGACCACCGCAGTCCCGTTAAAACCAACACAGGCCCCATGGGCATGCTCATCAACGGCTGGGCCGGATCAGGCGGCGACGGACTGCCCTGGGCTTTTAAGACATTAAAGGCCGGTCCTATCGTAGGTGAGCGCACCTTAGGCATATTGGTAGGTCCGGCTACAGGTCACCGTCTCATTGACGGGGGTTCCATAACCGTTCCCGGAGCAAGGCTCTACGATAATGCCGGCCATTGGTTTTGGGAAGGCGAAGGCGTGCGACCCGACTTTAAAGTGTGGGACGATCCCAACATCCTGATGCAAGGCCGCGACCCGCAAATGGAAAAAGTGGTGGAGGAAGTCATGAAAGAAGTTAAAGAGAACAAGCACTTGATTACCCCCGCCCCACCTTTGGAAGACAGGACTTCAAAGGGGCTACAGAAATAG
- a CDS encoding fibronectin type III domain-containing protein translates to MKNKIIYLTSVLVALFVFSPQAMAQNDEFTSTIKTRGRFVEDKGIELRFFPDRRAILNTGLKTGFIIERADGNNNNFIEIARLQPFTDEQWENAIDAAEGNPETQDYLDLAWNFLKSATTPSGGSFNFSSGISDMRTQRANEDFEYAVFVLSAIREAKVAEALALSFIDSDISKGETYTYRVKTIGSHPLYSVIPEPYTLKAIANDKAYKNEVYVYEGDTELNFVWEETEDLTGYFVERKAPGENSFTPLNEAPLYNISDKVSDDMVRGSYQDDSLTNYQLYAYRFYANNLYGEKLLVAEVEAMPRDRTPPGQPFLEKPEHTAPREVEVKWQMNDVAPDLMGFAVGRSDKPEGNFTLLQNELLPASTRSFVDTSFVVGARNYYVVQAVDTAFNVSSSLPVAVTLIDTVPPIQPIIESALIDSLGVVTLNMTQNPEKDLMGYRLFRANDPEHEFSVISEGFLEVDSMDNPVQLIYTDTVTLNSLTPSIFYRVKALDFNYNQSDFSDIMKVERPDTIPPTTPVFKRLVNSTNQIELHFALSASKDVAAHQLYRKESMDAPWVVYANLETTQKTFIDREAEQGVTYYYSLRALDNSGLYSDYAHPVFGKAYDDGVRDTVTNLTLSEEDGNITLTWDYANLDDDTFFVVFKAGEKGRLRGYKRTNELSFSDRIGNEESVTYAIRTHTNDGGQSKLSETVSFEP, encoded by the coding sequence ATGAAAAATAAAATAATATATCTCACATCCGTTCTTGTCGCTTTGTTCGTCTTCTCCCCTCAAGCAATGGCCCAAAACGATGAGTTTACCTCTACCATAAAAACCAGGGGACGATTCGTTGAAGACAAAGGCATAGAGCTAAGATTTTTCCCGGATAGACGTGCTATACTTAACACAGGACTAAAAACCGGGTTTATAATAGAAAGAGCGGACGGTAACAACAATAATTTCATAGAGATTGCACGTTTGCAACCTTTCACAGATGAACAGTGGGAAAATGCCATTGATGCCGCCGAAGGAAATCCTGAAACACAGGACTATCTAGATTTGGCCTGGAATTTCTTAAAGTCGGCAACTACCCCTTCGGGCGGCTCATTTAATTTTAGCTCAGGAATAAGCGACATGCGCACGCAGCGGGCAAACGAAGATTTTGAATATGCCGTTTTTGTGTTATCTGCCATTCGCGAGGCCAAGGTTGCAGAGGCCTTGGCGCTCAGCTTTATAGATTCGGATATAAGCAAAGGCGAAACGTACACCTACCGTGTTAAAACAATAGGCTCACACCCGCTTTATTCTGTAATACCCGAACCCTACACCCTTAAAGCCATTGCCAACGATAAAGCTTATAAAAATGAGGTGTATGTATATGAAGGCGACACGGAGCTTAATTTTGTATGGGAAGAAACCGAAGATTTAACCGGCTATTTTGTTGAACGAAAAGCTCCGGGCGAAAATAGTTTTACACCTTTAAATGAGGCACCCCTTTACAATATAAGCGATAAAGTGAGCGACGACATGGTAAGGGGAAGTTATCAGGATGATAGTTTAACGAATTATCAGCTTTACGCGTACCGTTTTTATGCAAACAACTTGTATGGCGAAAAATTACTGGTAGCGGAAGTGGAAGCCATGCCGCGCGACAGAACCCCGCCGGGACAGCCTTTTTTGGAGAAACCTGAACACACTGCTCCCCGCGAGGTGGAAGTTAAATGGCAGATGAATGATGTTGCCCCCGACCTAATGGGCTTTGCCGTAGGTCGTTCGGATAAGCCCGAAGGAAATTTCACCCTGCTACAAAACGAGCTGTTGCCAGCCTCCACCCGTTCCTTTGTCGATACTTCGTTTGTGGTGGGCGCCCGGAATTATTATGTGGTTCAAGCCGTTGATACCGCCTTTAATGTAAGCTCTTCTCTGCCGGTAGCCGTTACTTTAATCGATACGGTACCGCCCATTCAACCTATCATAGAATCCGCTCTCATTGATTCACTGGGCGTGGTAACACTAAACATGACACAAAATCCCGAAAAGGATTTAATGGGCTATCGCTTATTCAGGGCCAACGATCCTGAACATGAATTCTCTGTTATTAGCGAGGGTTTTCTGGAAGTGGATTCAATGGATAACCCGGTGCAGCTTATTTATACCGACACAGTTACCTTAAATTCATTGACACCATCCATTTTTTACAGGGTGAAAGCACTTGACTTTAATTATAATCAATCCGACTTTTCCGACATTATGAAGGTGGAGCGTCCGGATACCATCCCCCCCACTACGCCGGTTTTTAAACGATTGGTTAATAGTACAAATCAAATAGAACTGCATTTTGCTTTGAGCGCCAGTAAAGATGTGGCAGCACATCAGCTATACCGAAAAGAGTCGATGGATGCGCCATGGGTGGTTTATGCCAACCTGGAAACGACACAAAAAACTTTTATCGATCGAGAAGCTGAACAAGGGGTTACTTATTACTACTCCCTGCGAGCGTTAGACAATAGCGGCCTTTATTCTGATTATGCCCACCCCGTTTTTGGCAAGGCTTATGACGATGGCGTTCGGGATACGGTAACGAACCTGACGCTGAGTGAGGAAGACGGAAACATTACATTAACTTGGGATTACGCAAATCTTGACGACGATACTTTTTTTGTGGTGTTTAAGGCGGGTGAAAAAGGGAGATTGCGTGGTTATAAACGAACAAATGAACTAAGCTTTTCCGACCGCATTGGTAATGAGGAATCCGTTACCTACGCCATAAGAACACACACGAACGACGGTGGGCAATCGAAGCTGAGCGAAACGGTTTCTTTTGAACCATAA